A region of the Festucalex cinctus isolate MCC-2025b chromosome 8, RoL_Fcin_1.0, whole genome shotgun sequence genome:
AAACTAACGTTTCCAGTTCCAAGTTCCTACCTCTTGCTTTCTGTTTGGTAATGGGTGAGACTTGTGCattttttcataatttaaaactCTTCCCAACATTCTTCTGTCAAAATACATAAAAGATAAACCATTACAGTACACTTAACGTTCACTTCAGTTGAAATCGCTCGGTATGGACGGGACTGATCTGGGCTACTTCAGAGGAAGGCAGACAtctccctcccccccaaaaaaaacacaaaaaaacaaaaaacaaaaccaaaaatacattttgtcaaTTAGTGTTGCAGAATCGTGTGCCACTAATCAGAAGCTAACGCTGACAACACATTTAGCTGAGCTACACTCTGCTAAGACTGCAGCTTTACTTACCTGTTGGCTTCCACATGATAATGCTAGTCTTTCCAAAACTTGAAGAAATATACATTTAATTCAACTTGTTGGGACATTCACTTTAATTAATGGCAATTGTTACAGATCAGAGTCACAAAAATACCAGTTGTTGTAGAAATCAAATAAACAgtcataaaacatttttattatagcTTTTAAACCTGGCAAAGCAACAATGCAATctcataaatagataaataaattcctcttacatttttatatatagttCTATGTATACAGCATATACTGTAGCTATAGCAAAAAAGTACTTGGCTGGTAATAACACAGTTTCACCATGTGGATGTCAGCTGATGTGTCTATATGTAAATAGTACCGGCGTATAGAACATCAAACAAATACAGTTACACCAAAGTATGTATATCTAGTACTTATATTGTAGAATACAGTATAACACATTCAGACTAAACAGTCACAAGGCATCctgaatgtcttctttttttttcttttttaaagctcTCTGCAACACAGAAGCAACACTAATCATCCCACTCTACACCCTCCCCACCCCTCCTCCTATGCTCCGCTTTGATTCTCCTGCCATTACTTGGTAATAAAGATAGAAAATAACAGTCCCAGCCCCATTCGTCCAGGTTCTCATTGGCGGTCACAAGGCCTCGGCGTCCTTTCATCTCCATTAAATCAACGAGAGCTCCATCTGCTTGCCGCTGCCTGATCAGTCCACGGTTCACGTGTAATTGCGTGTGtccgaaagagtcctgtattaaCTACGTGTACGCATTGGTCCGTGTTGTTGTACTAATTTGACAAATGTAGCCTTGTGTTGTCTCATAAATGTCACATGCTGTTTGTGGAAGCAGAGAGAAGATGCTAACGGTGCTTTAAAAACATTGTGATGATGAGCTAGCGCTATATTTGTCTCTTTCCTCTCTctgtcattttatattttttaatacagcGGAGACACATGTCGCTCGAAATTCAACCAAAAACAGCCAGAAAGTAGAATCTTGAACTCTcctaaaaactggactaaacaaGCCAAAACAACCCAAGTTATAGTATGTTTAATTTTATATGCTTTGTTGACTTTTTCTGACAAAGGgaacaaacaaaatgtgaatGACAACATTCAAGCAAAAAAGGGAATTTATCACAAATAAAGCTactatttttttacatcttggTACAGTTGAggtctcatttttgttttgcccatttcagttgatttttttttcttttattattatttaaatggaaaTGGGAGCACTTAATAAGTCGACCAGACAAATGCTAATGACAACATTAAAACTGAAACGGGAATTTATCATCAAAAGCCATACTCACATGAGCTAGCTCAATcgtcgttttgttgttgtttgtaaaGCAGTTGGCTACCAAACgtgtttatacaaaatgactctTACAATTTGACAGTTACATGATCGGACGACTCAAAATTTGACTAAAAACACAAGTTAGTCGAGGAATCATACAGTAAAACCAGTACCTATActgtatgaaaatattttataagaTGAACGTTGAACcaattaaaattcaaacaaatcaTGGGTCAGATATGTTCCTCAAGCTGTTGAAGATTCACTGTAATGGTCTCTTAAAATTGAAGTAGTGTGCGTCAGTAGTCAGAGAGCCTCAGAAAGCTTTGCTGACTTATTGTTAAAAGCTGCAGCTCACTTTGAATGTTAATTTGTGGTTAAAGCTGCAAAGATTGAAGTCTTAAGTCTCTCAGGTAATTTGGTGCACTCAACAGTCAATAGGCAAACTCACAGAGCGGAACTAATTCCGTTGTAGCCTCCGATGTTTTCATTACTTTTGTGAGTGCTCGCGGTGGTTCACGCCGACTCCGCGGTGGTGGAATGAGAACATTCACGTGTTAATCACAAAGATCTGCTTTAGAGATTTGCATGGAACATTCCCAGAAGAAAATGCTTTACGTAGAATGTTAGTGTTGCCTCCTGAATCCACCAGAGAGTTTACTGTGAAGCCATGAAACTAATCCGCAATGTCAGTGGTTGCAAATGCTACAACAGTGACTTCAATACTTGAGCCTGTTGCAGAGCAGTCAGCATGAAGGCTCCTTTCAGTCTGCCCTCACAGGAAACATGACAAAGGAAGTGTAAAACCTTCTACCAGACGCGACACTTTTGCTCCGGGTTCATGGGACTGCCTTTCTGGCACTGGAACGCTTCTGAGAAAGCTTCGAAATTCTGGAGCGAACCGAGAACccttaggagaaaaaaaaatgaagagaacACCATAATTAGTTTGCAAcatccatttttaattaaatgctgCTATGAGACATCATATTTAGCCCACAAGAAACTTGGCATATCCAGAGAAAACTGGAGTACCCAAAGTAACTTTGTGTCCCCAGAAAAACTCGGCGTAAATGGAGAACACTTGAATCTCCACAGAAAAATTGAGTTTAGTAGAACCTGGAGAAAACCCAGATTACCTGAACTTCACACACAAAGGCATGGAATGAAAAGCAAATACCACACAGAAAGGCACCTTGTTTAAGGCAAGTGGCTAGAAATTAACTTAACATTatatttttgtgggagaaaccAAAGTACCCAAGAAAAACTGGAGcactcagacaaaaaaatgaagttctCTGAGAATCCCGGGTAACCCTGAAGTCCCCAGAGAGTCCTAGAATCCCTGAAGAAGCCTGAGCCTCTGAAGAAAAGTCCTCCAGAGAAAAACTGGAGTGTCCAGGGGAAAACTGGAGTTACTGGAGAAATCTAGAGTCCCCATAGAAAACAAAACTTACCTGTATTCTAATGGGCTGTGAGAGTCGGTCTTGATGGACTGGCTGGCATATTCGGGCCGATATGCACCGCACCAAACCTGGATCAAGCAAAGTGATCATTTAGAgtagtttttttaaaagctacAATCCACTGCTAAATTACTCTGATTCTTGGTGCACCTATAAGATATAATGTgttcttgtatttttttgtcgATTATGTTTTGCTTACTTGGGCAAAGTTAAGAAAGAACAGCTGCTTGTGATCCATGTCTAGACCGGGTAGACGAGGCTCTTCCCCTTCTGTCTCAACCCACTTCAGATACGCCTGTCAACAAATGAAGCGtcaatttcaaaacacattGCACATGTCCTGTATAGCTTTAAATCATGCAGGTAATAGCCCACCTTGTAGGCTTGCCGAACCCCTCCGTTATCTGCAATGTTCTCCCCTAAAGTGCTGATTCCACTCACCTACAATGGCAAGCCAATGAACGCAGTCAAACACATCCCGGTGTAGTTGATCGACAGACATGAACAAACTTTACATTTTCTCCGCCCGCGAGCTTCCAGTTGAACTTGCCATACTGCTGCACCATGCACTGTGACTGCTCCTTGAAATGCTCTGCCGAGTAATTGCTCCACCAGTTGAGCATGTTGCCGTCTTTGTCGAAATTACGCCCTGCCATGGAAAACCAAGCACGGTACATTCATTTGAGTACATCTTGAGCTGTACTGCCCTCAGATGTATTTCATTTGATCACTGTGAAATTTGTTCTCTGCATTTAAGAAGAGGAGGGACTCAAGCAAATGGTGCCCATGGACTAAGATATCTGGGAATACAGTAGCTAGATAAAAATGGAATACCCAGTGAAAGCAGCCATACCCAAGGAAATTTGGAGTACATGGACAAAACTGGAGCACATGGACAAAATTGGACTACCAAAGGAAATCTTGAGTGCCCTGAAAAACTGGAATATTCAGGGAAAACCGGAGTAGCCAGAGAAAACTAGGGTACATGGCAAAAATCCAAGGAAACCTGGAGTGTTTCATAATAGTTTCAGTTCTGCATTCTAAGTACCGACTATTTACCAAGTCTTACCATTGTCATCGAATCCATGAGTGATCTCATGGCCAATGACCATTCCGATTCCGCCAAAGTTTAGAGCCTGCTGTTGATGTTTACTAAAGAAAGGTGGCTGCAAGATGCCTGCAGGAAACACTGGAAACACAAGAAGGTGCAGATGAGCGTAACTGCAGACCTTATTCAGATGTGTTGTCATTGAAGAGCTTACCGATCTGGTTTCTGTTGGGAGAGTAAAAAGCATTTACCACGGCAGCACCGATGATCCACCTGAGGAGCAACCAGGAACGTTTATAATCCTGTCCTCAAGCATTCCTCAGCACAAAGTACTTCTAAGCTTTGTTGAGCGATAACTTACAAGTTGGGATCCACTGGCTCTCTGAGCTTCTTCAGACTCTTGTGAGCCTCAGACTTGAGGTTCTCCAGAATGTTCTCAAAGTAGTGTTCCTCACTAAAATTCAACTGAATGGGGAATGCAGTACAAATAAGTGGATCCAAGTGTTTTCTTCTTTACTAAAATACGGTGTCCGTATTCTTACGTGAGCATACTCTTGGTCCAGCTTCTGGTTACTCTTCTGCAGAATATGATCTGGATAGCCGATATGCTCTTTGATGGCCATGGCCTGCAAGAGATACACCACAATTAGAATGACAATTTTGAACATCTGCAAGTAAGCAGTGATGTGGCTGGATTTGCACCACAGGTTCAACGGTCCAATTACAATTTAATGCCAACTATATCCCTTTTCTGCTCGTCTCTGCCCACCTTTCTGCAATtgattccacatttttcaccgagtGCTTTATGATGCAAAGCTTCGAATAAATGCAGACTGAGCACCGATGGGCGTAAAACTGAGTCTGGGTCAGTACAGACGGTTCTTCTCAGTCTGTATGTTTTTTCAAGGCTTCCAAAAATGTGGAAGCACTCACTGCAAGGTGGGCATCCGTCAACGATGGGAAGCTCTGTCTTGCATTGATGGGACATGCGCATCGGCACAACTGATAGATATCAGATTTTTACACACATTTGGAAGTCACTTTATTCCAGTCTGAATATATTGGCTTCCCTATTCGTCTTATTCCATGGAAAACCCAATCAAGAGGGCACCTGGTTCAGAACAGTCTTAGAAGATGCTAGACTTGAGGTTTGATGTCTCCCAACTGGTCTGGGATTGCCTTGAAGTCCAGTGAGGTTCATGGAGGTGTCCAGAAAAGGGAAGACTCGGCCTCTCTGCTTGGACTGCTCCACCATGACCAAGACTCGGATCAACGCATAGATGGGATGTAAGACGACCTACCTTCTCTCTGGCCTTCGCCTTGGATGATGCATCCATCCAGCTTAGCTCCTCGAGTGTTTCTACATATGCTGTCTGGATCTTCCCAATAAGATCACTGACCTATGAACACGAAGAAACAAGGATGACTATGAAAACGCACCCTgtaattgactggcgaccagggTAAGTGCTAtagaaattgatggatggatactaacaTCTCTTTCCAGTTGTCCATATCCAAACTGTTTCTATCTCTTGTTTCTAATGTAGATTTGGCATCAAGAGTGACATGTTCCTCACCATTCGTTTGCTTTCTCCGGCAAAAGTCTCGCGTACGTACAGCGCCCCAACGGCATTCTCCATGCTGCTCTGGACGTAACGGACACATTCTCGCCACCAGGCATCCTCCACCGTGGTCCCATACAGAGTCTgaggcacacacacaaatgaatcCAGCAAGAATTTTTGTAATCCAGTAAACAAGCTTCTTGTTGTTGTGATGGAGTCTACCTTCCTATAACGGGCCCTGGCATCTTTGAAACGACGACTCAAGCTGTTAACTCTGTCAATGACCAGCTGCCAGGTGAGATAGTTCTGGATAGTTCTGCACATATGAAGCGTTACGTATGAATTGTGAATTtcactttttgtattttttgtttttcgatGCATGTTTGTCTTATGCTGACCGAACACTATGTCTGGAGAGGACTTCGTTCATCTTTTCCAGGTAAGGAGAGCCGTACACCACCACTTCCTCTTTCAGCTCCACATCGAGGGACACGCTGGATAGCACGCCGCGAATAAACCTTGTCCAATTAAAACcctgcaaaacaaacatttaaaaaaaatttattctgAAAATCTGTTTTATTGTATGAGAATGCTGGGAAACTTAagagtattcttttttttttttttaagggccaGGACGCCACCAGTATTGTGTGTATTCTTTGTCTTCCACCCTTAAATTCTGAATATATCTCAATATGCCCGAAAACTCACCGTTTTTTAGGGATTCCAAACACAAATGCCCAAAATCCACTCAAAAGTTACAATAAATGGAAAATTATAATACATTTGTCGCA
Encoded here:
- the mmel1 gene encoding membrane metallo-endopeptidase-like 1 translates to MGKSESQMDIMEKSTKPGKRGWTVAEIGLSVLLLLVSCALAGLVVLYTSALKEQSQRSSMSRSSADMGGKLFRSKINSVCTTADCVTAASRLLQNMDASVKPCDNFYQYACGGWLERHVIPETSSRHSVFDILRDKLEIVLKGALETESKDDRDAIKKAKILYSSCLNESLIEQRDSQPLLRLIDMIGDWPVASDDWNATSEEEWSLEDTLATMTARFHKKALLDMYVWTDDRDSRRHIIYIDQPGLGMPSRDYYFNDGNYKKVREAYLHFMVAIAKMTREDRNLTQDDERVWEEMTQVLDLETDVANATLPAEERQDVTVLYNKMTLKELQSTFGFNGFNWTRFIRGVLSSVSLDVELKEEVVVYGSPYLEKMNEVLSRHSVRTIQNYLTWQLVIDRVNSLSRRFKDARARYRKTLYGTTVEDAWWRECVRYVQSSMENAVGALYVRETFAGESKRMVSDLIGKIQTAYVETLEELSWMDASSKAKAREKAMAIKEHIGYPDHILQKSNQKLDQEYAHLNFSEEHYFENILENLKSEAHKSLKKLREPVDPNLWIIGAAVVNAFYSPNRNQIVFPAGILQPPFFSKHQQQALNFGGIGMVIGHEITHGFDDNGRNFDKDGNMLNWWSNYSAEHFKEQSQCMVQQYGKFNWKLAGGENVSGISTLGENIADNGGVRQAYKAYLKWVETEGEEPRLPGLDMDHKQLFFLNFAQVWCGAYRPEYASQSIKTDSHSPLEYRVLGSLQNFEAFSEAFQCQKGSPMNPEQKCRVW